In Mytilus edulis chromosome 4, xbMytEdul2.2, whole genome shotgun sequence, the following proteins share a genomic window:
- the LOC139521113 gene encoding early growth response protein 1-B-like isoform X1 — protein MIMDGLDTLSQVALADQVNTIAQLCFDIDNTQGVGGGRLPSMSVDDNLNTPVTSNTQDVTFFNCGEPWESVPITATANLKAAFPDKPEGANRQESGLEQLHPQHQQQDEQQQQSQFTHRIQYKGTLVASSVAPVSTSSDHLLPPSSSQQVFAPLSPLLSILTQAAQQAQLSSHVPQIQQQQEYPDIAELSQYLQQQQQQQQQQQQQPRFSPAPSTSSQHSLTGSPPPDMGIREASDTYSAGFASPVSSTQSTPCSPEPNIPVCEQMQMLQESLNQYTSPPPPYSRPPSYEMQIKQQPQILSSCSQQQHSAHSMAMSFPTATMSVSVPQSVPQTVLHFSDEYNTKDISLTSDFKWTVEQEQTQLPNFTALQVNNPQVSEANFQHQGQFPLIKTEPGMSPEYFIPTSSQEYSLPGTSSSIVQKQTLPSVLNTPYQQGTLKLLPVKPRKYPNRPSKTPPHERPYACPVEGCDRRFSRSDELTRHIRIHTGQKPFHCRICMRSFSRSDHLTTHVRTHTGEKPFSCDVCGKKFARSDEKKRHAKVHLKQKMKKEAKTLSSSVSLPSTTGAISDFLPACTSGPGAINLPTIVTTTMSNL, from the exons ATGATTATGGACGGACTTGATACGTTATCCCAGGTCGCTTTGGCAGACCAAGTGAACACTATAGCTCAGTTGTGTTTTGATATTGATAACACACAAGGAGTTGGAGGAGGCCGTTTGCCTTCTATGTCTGTGGATGATAATTTAAACACACCAGTTACAAGCAACACTCAGGATGTTACATTTTTTAATTGTGGAGAGCCTTGGGAATCGGTTCCCATTACTGCAACTG CAAACTTAAAGGCTGCTTTCCCAGACAAGCCAGAGGGAGCTAATAGACAAGAATCTGGATTAGAACAACTTCATCCACAACATCAACAACAAGACGAACAACAGCAACAATCACAATTTACTCATAGAATACAATACAAAGGAACTCTTGTGGCATCATCGGTAGCGCCTGTATCTACAAGCTCAGATCATCTTCTTCCACCATCTAGTTCACAGCAGGTCTTTGCTCCACTGTCACCTCTTTTGAGCATTTTGACACAAGCTGCCCAGCAAGCACAACTTTCATCACATGTGCCACAAATTCAACAACAACAGGAGTATCCCGATATTGCTGAGTTGTCGCAATATCTtcagcaacaacaacaacaacagcaacagcagcagcagcagcctcGCTTTAGTCCTGCTCCATCGACTTCTTCACAACACTCCTTAACTGGATCACCACCACCGGACATGGGCATTCGGGAAGCTAGCGACACTTATTCTGCCGGATTTGCATCCCCTGTTAGTTCAACACAGTCTACTCCATGTTCTCCGGAACCTAACATACCAGTTTGCGAACAAATGCAAATGTTGCAAGAATCATTGAATCAGTATACGAGCCCACCACCACCGTACTCGCGCCCACCATCATACGAAATGCAGATAAAGCAACAACCTCAAATATTGAGTTCATGTTCACAACAACAACATAGTGCACATTCAATGGCGATGAGTTTCCCAACCGCCACGATGTCCGTATCAGTACCACAGAGCGTACCCCAAACTGTGTTACATTTCTCTGATGAGTACAATACAAAGGATATAAGTTTAACAAGTGACTTTAAATGGACAGTAGAACAAGAACAAACTCAGTTACCGAACTTCACTGCATTACAAGTGAATAATCCACAAGTTTCGGAAGCTAATTTTCAACATCAGGGACAATTCCCTCTCATCAAAACAGAGCCCGGTATGTCTCCAGAGTACTTTATACCAACTTCGTCACAAGAATACAGTTTACCTGGCACTTCATCGAGCATTgtacaaaaacaaacattacCGTCAGTGTTAAATACACCTTATCAACAAGGCACTCTTAAGCTTTTACCGGTTAAACCGAGAAAGTACCCAAACAGACCAAGCAAAACACCGCCACATGAAAGGCCATACGCATGTCCAGTTGAAGGTTGTGACCGTCGTTTTTCTCGAAGTGATGAACTTACACGACATATCAGAATCCACACAGGTCAGAAACCGTTTCACTGCCGGATCTGCATGCGCTCATTCAGCAGAAGTGATCATTTAACGACGCACGTGCGTACGCATACTGGTGAAAAGCCCTTCTCATGTGATGTTTGTGGAAAGAAATTCGCAAGAAGTGACGAAAAGAAAAGACATGCTAAagtacatttaaaacaaaaaatgaaaaaagaagcTAAAACATTATCATCAAGCGTGTCCTTGCCGTCAACAACTGGTGCTATTTCAGACTTTCTACCAGCATGCACTAGCGGGCCTGGTGCAATAAACTTACCAACCATAGTAACTACAACAATGTcaaatttgtaa
- the LOC139521113 gene encoding E3 SUMO-protein ligase EGR2-like isoform X2: MSARDATYEFVINFTVKPNLKAAFPDKPEGANRQESGLEQLHPQHQQQDEQQQQSQFTHRIQYKGTLVASSVAPVSTSSDHLLPPSSSQQVFAPLSPLLSILTQAAQQAQLSSHVPQIQQQQEYPDIAELSQYLQQQQQQQQQQQQQPRFSPAPSTSSQHSLTGSPPPDMGIREASDTYSAGFASPVSSTQSTPCSPEPNIPVCEQMQMLQESLNQYTSPPPPYSRPPSYEMQIKQQPQILSSCSQQQHSAHSMAMSFPTATMSVSVPQSVPQTVLHFSDEYNTKDISLTSDFKWTVEQEQTQLPNFTALQVNNPQVSEANFQHQGQFPLIKTEPGMSPEYFIPTSSQEYSLPGTSSSIVQKQTLPSVLNTPYQQGTLKLLPVKPRKYPNRPSKTPPHERPYACPVEGCDRRFSRSDELTRHIRIHTGQKPFHCRICMRSFSRSDHLTTHVRTHTGEKPFSCDVCGKKFARSDEKKRHAKVHLKQKMKKEAKTLSSSVSLPSTTGAISDFLPACTSGPGAINLPTIVTTTMSNL; encoded by the exons ATGTCTGCAAGAGATGCTACATATGAATTCGTAATAAATTTTACAGTTAAAC CAAACTTAAAGGCTGCTTTCCCAGACAAGCCAGAGGGAGCTAATAGACAAGAATCTGGATTAGAACAACTTCATCCACAACATCAACAACAAGACGAACAACAGCAACAATCACAATTTACTCATAGAATACAATACAAAGGAACTCTTGTGGCATCATCGGTAGCGCCTGTATCTACAAGCTCAGATCATCTTCTTCCACCATCTAGTTCACAGCAGGTCTTTGCTCCACTGTCACCTCTTTTGAGCATTTTGACACAAGCTGCCCAGCAAGCACAACTTTCATCACATGTGCCACAAATTCAACAACAACAGGAGTATCCCGATATTGCTGAGTTGTCGCAATATCTtcagcaacaacaacaacaacagcaacagcagcagcagcagcctcGCTTTAGTCCTGCTCCATCGACTTCTTCACAACACTCCTTAACTGGATCACCACCACCGGACATGGGCATTCGGGAAGCTAGCGACACTTATTCTGCCGGATTTGCATCCCCTGTTAGTTCAACACAGTCTACTCCATGTTCTCCGGAACCTAACATACCAGTTTGCGAACAAATGCAAATGTTGCAAGAATCATTGAATCAGTATACGAGCCCACCACCACCGTACTCGCGCCCACCATCATACGAAATGCAGATAAAGCAACAACCTCAAATATTGAGTTCATGTTCACAACAACAACATAGTGCACATTCAATGGCGATGAGTTTCCCAACCGCCACGATGTCCGTATCAGTACCACAGAGCGTACCCCAAACTGTGTTACATTTCTCTGATGAGTACAATACAAAGGATATAAGTTTAACAAGTGACTTTAAATGGACAGTAGAACAAGAACAAACTCAGTTACCGAACTTCACTGCATTACAAGTGAATAATCCACAAGTTTCGGAAGCTAATTTTCAACATCAGGGACAATTCCCTCTCATCAAAACAGAGCCCGGTATGTCTCCAGAGTACTTTATACCAACTTCGTCACAAGAATACAGTTTACCTGGCACTTCATCGAGCATTgtacaaaaacaaacattacCGTCAGTGTTAAATACACCTTATCAACAAGGCACTCTTAAGCTTTTACCGGTTAAACCGAGAAAGTACCCAAACAGACCAAGCAAAACACCGCCACATGAAAGGCCATACGCATGTCCAGTTGAAGGTTGTGACCGTCGTTTTTCTCGAAGTGATGAACTTACACGACATATCAGAATCCACACAGGTCAGAAACCGTTTCACTGCCGGATCTGCATGCGCTCATTCAGCAGAAGTGATCATTTAACGACGCACGTGCGTACGCATACTGGTGAAAAGCCCTTCTCATGTGATGTTTGTGGAAAGAAATTCGCAAGAAGTGACGAAAAGAAAAGACATGCTAAagtacatttaaaacaaaaaatgaaaaaagaagcTAAAACATTATCATCAAGCGTGTCCTTGCCGTCAACAACTGGTGCTATTTCAGACTTTCTACCAGCATGCACTAGCGGGCCTGGTGCAATAAACTTACCAACCATAGTAACTACAACAATGTcaaatttgtaa